In the Desulfuromonadales bacterium genome, one interval contains:
- the dusB gene encoding tRNA dihydrouridine synthase DusB translates to MQIGRLKLANNVILAPMAGITDLPYRRIMKECGAGLVFTEMVSANGLIRAGRRTRELLRSVPEERPLGIQLFGEDPAVLARAAELVHDDGELLDLNLGCPVNKVVRSGAGSALLRDPAKVGRIVAAVRRATDLPLTVKIRSGWDHGSLNFLEVARIAVGEGAEAVALHPRPRSQGFSGHADWEQIGRLKSALAVPVIGSGDIFNAADAVAMLEKTGCDAVMIGRGGYGNPWLVRDILALQQGTETVPPTAGERLEVALRHLDLFLETFGEAKAARDMRKHLCWYCRGLAGAAAFRTAVNHAHSAADLRRLAEEYFTAAASQPVTGGEV, encoded by the coding sequence ATGCAAATCGGCCGTCTGAAGCTCGCCAATAATGTCATCCTCGCCCCCATGGCGGGAATTACCGACCTCCCCTACCGCAGAATCATGAAAGAATGCGGCGCCGGGCTGGTCTTTACGGAAATGGTCAGCGCCAACGGCCTGATCCGGGCCGGCCGCCGGACGCGGGAACTGCTCCGTTCCGTTCCCGAGGAGCGGCCCCTGGGGATACAGCTTTTCGGCGAAGATCCGGCGGTTCTGGCCAGGGCCGCGGAGCTTGTCCACGACGACGGCGAGCTGCTCGATCTCAACCTCGGCTGCCCCGTCAACAAGGTGGTCCGCTCGGGCGCCGGCAGTGCGCTGTTGCGCGACCCAGCCAAGGTCGGCCGGATCGTGGCGGCGGTCCGCCGCGCCACCGACCTGCCGCTCACCGTCAAGATCCGCTCCGGCTGGGACCACGGTTCGCTCAATTTTCTTGAAGTTGCCCGCATCGCCGTTGGCGAAGGCGCCGAGGCGGTGGCCCTGCATCCGCGGCCACGCAGCCAGGGGTTTTCCGGACACGCCGACTGGGAGCAAATCGGTCGGCTCAAGTCGGCGCTGGCCGTACCGGTCATCGGCAGCGGCGACATCTTCAACGCCGCCGACGCTGTGGCCATGCTGGAGAAGACCGGCTGCGACGCCGTGATGATCGGCCGCGGCGGCTACGGCAATCCCTGGCTGGTCCGCGACATCCTCGCCCTGCAACAGGGGACGGAGACCGTGCCGCCGACCGCCGGCGAGCGTCTTGAAGTGGCCCTGCGGCATCTTGATCTTTTTCTGGAGACTTTCGGCGAAGCCAAGGCGGCCCGTGACATGCGGAAACATCTCTGCTGGTATTGCCGGGGCCTGGCCGGCGCGGCGGCTTTTCGCACGGCCGTGAACCACGCTCACTCCGCAGCCGATTTGCGCCGCCTCGCCGAAGAATACTTTACTGCTGCCGCGTCCCAACCAGTCACTGGCGGAGAGGTTTGA
- a CDS encoding ATP-binding protein, producing the protein MPKVKHVVDAQLYVRILENVEEAVVATDRAGMITFFNPSAQAYTGFSERQSLGRHFEELFAGQESILYPVRTAVRDGRSISDHENIVLHRPSAPPLPVSVSVSPIYTDRGEHEGVVLILRDLSRVRELEDTVKQADRLSMLGTLAAGLAHEIKNPLGGIKGAAQLLAMELGAESPLKEYTVVMIREVERVNSIIEELMDLARPRPPQLGEVDLAQILGDIVLFQKEAHRGKEIEFVLSLDPSIPPLRGDENLLTRLFLNLIKNAAEAIERKGRVEIVTKVASEYHLNKPGSRPVPFIVVEVRDNGRGMPGEELEKIFTPFYTTKNRGSGLGLATCQKIVSEHGGLLKMESTPNEGTACIVSLPFIR; encoded by the coding sequence ATGCCCAAAGTCAAGCACGTCGTCGATGCCCAGCTCTATGTCCGCATTCTCGAGAATGTCGAAGAAGCGGTGGTGGCTACCGACCGGGCGGGCATGATCACCTTCTTCAACCCCTCGGCTCAGGCGTACACCGGCTTTTCGGAGCGCCAGAGCCTGGGCAGACATTTCGAGGAACTCTTCGCGGGCCAGGAGAGCATTCTTTACCCGGTGCGAACAGCCGTGCGCGACGGCCGCTCCATCTCCGACCATGAAAACATCGTCCTGCACCGCCCCAGCGCCCCCCCCCTGCCGGTGAGCGTTTCCGTCTCCCCGATCTACACCGACCGCGGCGAGCACGAAGGGGTGGTTCTGATCCTTCGCGATCTTTCCCGAGTCCGTGAACTGGAGGATACGGTCAAACAGGCGGACCGGCTCTCCATGCTCGGCACCCTGGCCGCCGGTCTGGCCCACGAAATCAAGAATCCGCTGGGCGGCATCAAGGGGGCGGCCCAGCTGCTGGCCATGGAGCTTGGCGCCGAGAGCCCGCTCAAGGAATACACGGTCGTCATGATCCGGGAGGTTGAGCGGGTCAACAGCATCATCGAAGAGTTGATGGATCTCGCCCGCCCACGGCCCCCGCAGCTCGGCGAAGTCGACCTGGCCCAGATTCTCGGCGACATCGTGCTGTTCCAGAAGGAGGCCCACCGGGGCAAGGAGATCGAGTTCGTCCTCAGCCTCGACCCGAGCATTCCGCCGCTGCGGGGCGACGAAAACCTGCTCACCCGCCTCTTCCTCAACCTGATCAAGAACGCCGCCGAGGCGATCGAGCGCAAGGGCAGAGTGGAGATCGTCACCAAGGTGGCTTCCGAATACCACCTCAACAAACCGGGCAGCCGTCCTGTTCCATTCATCGTTGTTGAGGTCCGGGACAACGGCCGCGGCATGCCCGGGGAAGAGTTGGAAAAGATATTCACCCCGTTCTATACCACCAAAAATAGAGGCAGCGGCCTGGGACTCGCCACCTGCCAGAAGATAGTCAGCGAGCATGGCGGGCTGCTCAAGATGGAGAGCACTCCGAACGAGGGAACGGCCTGTATCGTTTCTCTGCCGTTCATCCGCTGA
- a CDS encoding response regulator, producing the protein MSIRRILVADDEESIRWVLSKALSKKGFSVDLASSGSEALTLFRQNAYDLAVLDIKMPGTSGLELLERFHAER; encoded by the coding sequence ATGTCCATTCGTCGTATTCTCGTTGCCGATGACGAAGAGAGCATCCGCTGGGTCCTCTCCAAGGCCCTGAGCAAGAAGGGCTTCAGCGTCGACCTTGCCTCGAGCGGCTCCGAGGCCCTGACCCTCTTCCGCCAGAATGCCTACGACCTGGCCGTTCTCGACATCAAGATGCCGGGGACCTCAGGGCTTGAGTTGCTCGAGCGTTTCCACGCCGAGCGC
- a CDS encoding citrate (Si)-synthase, with translation MLKELLKQKIEAFRPRTAKLVKEFGKVKIDEVTIDQCIGGARDIRSLVTDISYLDPQEGIRFRGKTIPETFEALPKAPGSKYPTVEAFWFFLLTGDVPTQAQVDQVCAEWKQRQNVPSYVWDAIRGLPRDSHPMVMLSVGLMAMQKDSKFAAFYNSGKFNKMTAWESVYEDASDIVARIPIVAAFIYNLKYRSDYQIAPDPKLDMGANFAHMIGQSEQYKDVARMYFIIHSDHESGNVSAHTTHLVHSALSDPYYAYSAGLNGLAGPLHGLANQEVLGWIMDFQKKLGGAEPTKENVTKALWDTLNAGQVIPGYGHAVLRKTDPRYTTQREFCLQTSGLKDDPLFKLVAMIFETAPGVLTEHGKTKNPWPNVDAQSGVIQWYYGVKEWDFYTVLFGVGRALGCMANITWDRGLGYAIERPKSVTTEMLEKWAAQGGRELPQTKAAAC, from the coding sequence ATGCTGAAAGAATTGCTGAAGCAGAAGATCGAAGCATTCCGTCCCCGTACCGCCAAACTGGTCAAGGAATTCGGAAAAGTCAAGATCGACGAGGTGACCATCGATCAGTGCATCGGCGGTGCCCGTGACATCCGCAGTCTGGTGACCGACATCTCCTACCTCGACCCGCAGGAAGGGATCCGCTTCCGCGGCAAGACCATTCCCGAGACTTTCGAGGCGCTGCCCAAGGCTCCCGGCTCCAAGTATCCGACCGTCGAGGCCTTCTGGTTCTTCCTGCTGACCGGCGATGTCCCGACCCAGGCCCAGGTGGATCAGGTCTGCGCCGAGTGGAAGCAGCGCCAGAATGTTCCCTCCTATGTCTGGGATGCGATTCGCGGACTGCCCCGCGACAGCCATCCGATGGTGATGCTCTCCGTCGGCCTGATGGCGATGCAGAAAGACTCCAAGTTTGCCGCTTTCTACAACTCGGGCAAGTTCAACAAGATGACCGCCTGGGAATCTGTCTATGAGGACGCCAGCGACATCGTCGCCCGCATCCCCATCGTTGCCGCCTTCATTTATAACCTCAAGTATCGCAGCGACTACCAGATTGCTCCCGATCCCAAGCTCGACATGGGCGCCAACTTCGCCCACATGATCGGCCAGAGCGAGCAGTACAAGGATGTCGCCCGGATGTACTTCATCATCCACTCCGACCACGAGTCGGGGAACGTCTCGGCCCACACCACCCACCTGGTGCATTCGGCGCTGTCCGATCCCTATTATGCCTACTCCGCCGGTCTCAACGGCCTGGCCGGCCCGCTGCACGGCCTCGCCAACCAGGAAGTGCTCGGCTGGATCATGGATTTCCAGAAGAAACTGGGCGGCGCCGAGCCGACCAAGGAGAACGTTACCAAGGCGCTTTGGGATACCCTCAACGCCGGCCAGGTCATTCCCGGCTACGGCCACGCCGTTCTGCGCAAGACCGACCCGCGCTACACCACCCAGCGCGAGTTCTGCCTGCAGACTTCCGGCCTCAAGGACGACCCCCTGTTCAAACTGGTCGCCATGATCTTCGAGACCGCGCCGGGCGTCCTGACCGAGCACGGCAAGACCAAGAACCCCTGGCCGAACGTTGATGCCCAGTCCGGCGTCATCCAGTGGTACTACGGCGTCAAGGAGTGGGACTTCTACACCGTCCTCTTCGGCGTCGGCCGCGCTCTCGGCTGCATGGCCAACATTACCTGGGACCGCGGCCTCGGCTACGCCATCGAGCGGCCCAAGTCCGTCACCACCGAAATGCTGGAAAAATGGGCGGCCCAGGGCGGCAGAGAACTGCCGCAGACCAAGGCTGCTGCCTGCTAA